In the Sphingobacterium sp. PCS056 genome, TACAGAAATGGCTTTGTACCGATGTTGGATGTCTTTATAGTTGATGAATTCACCTTTGATCTGTTCAGGATTGATTCCAACAAATGCGCAATAGCAATCTATTACTGCATGGATTTTGGATAGATCAGGTTCGTATATGCTATTGATCGTTTTGAGTACATCCGGGTAATTTTCTGTTAAAAAGTTCATAATAAAAGAATGATATAGTGTGTTCATGTTTCAATTGTTAATGGTTTTATAACGCAGTTAGTGGGCTAAAAAGCTTTGGTTATAGTACGTATGCTGATCGCTTTGCTTGTTCAACTAATGCCCGCAATAGGAGGAACATATTTTTTGAAGCTGCTTTCATACAAGGATGTTATTAATTCTTTTCATCTGCTTATTTTTTTTGTGATGTATACTGTTTTTATCGTTCAATGTAATTATTGAGTTAAACAAAGTTAAACAGAAAAGTTAAACTTCAAAGATTTTTTTAAATTATTTTATACACATATAGTTTTAATATAAATAATATTAAACTTTTTTGTTTATATTTAATATTCTTATAATCAGTATTTTGTATGATTATTATTGCTTATTGTTTGTTTAGGTTAACTAGATTGTGTAACTTAGCGTCAGGTTGTTATGTTTTTGTGTAACAATTGATTAAATACTATGAAAATCATGGAAACTTACCTAAATAATAATTTTGAGGTATTACGCTTGGAAATGAAAGTGACCAATCGCGAATTTGCGGCTATTTTAGGTGTGCGGGAACAGGTGTATTCGCGCATCAAAAAAGGCGAATATCCCATAGGTTTGACCATGAAAACCCGTATAGAAAATGCATTTCCGCAGGTCAATTATGATTGGTTGCTTTACAATCGTGGAAATCGTGAAAAGCGCGAATCCTTTGTTCAGTCGGATGCGGTTTCTATGGTCAGTGTAGGAAACGGAAAATCCATCGGTTATTTTTCTGATGAAGTGAAATTTATGGATGAAAATAAAAACAACATCTTTTTTGAAGTTTCCCCTGGCCGCTATTTGATGCAGACCAAATTGGTGACCGAAAAAGCAAAAGCGGGTTACTTATCTGGTTTTTCCGATTCTGAATATATGGATGAGCTGCCCGCACATTTTATCACGGTCAATGAGTTTCATAGGGGTGTATACCGTTCTTTTGAGGTTAGTGGTGATAGTATGACTGACGGTACAGATGCAAGTGTCTTGGATGGCGATATCGTTACCGGACGTTTGATCAAAAGGGAGTTGTGGCTATCTAAATTCCATACCCATAAATATCGCTATTGGGTTATTGTACATCGTTATGAAGGGGTCATTATTAAAGAAATCAGCCATCATGATGTAGAAAAAGGTATCCTTACACTGCATTCCCTGAATGCCGATAAAGTCAAATATCCGGACTTTACCATTACACTCGACGATGTCGATCAGATTTTTAATGTCGTGGATATCAGTCGGTCTTTATAATTCGATATCATAAAATTGCTTATTTATGCACTGAGATCCGATTGATTGTGCTGTAGCTGTTGTTGTATTATAAATAAAAATACATCGATTTTAGAGCTGTCTTGCTTTCTTAAATTAATTATTAAATATGTGGAATAAGCAGCATCTCTATTTTATCAAATAAATATACAGCAGGTGCAAGTTTGGGGTAGTCACTCGTAGATTATATGTTATTTGTAAATTTATTAGTTATAGACGAATGAAAAAAGAGCTGTTTTATAACCTTATCTTACTTTTTATTATCATTCCATAGAGTGGCTTGTAAGCCACAATTTTTGATTTAAAACTAGGATATTTCCGAGCTTTATTTAGTTTTGCGAAGATTTTGAATGAATATAAATCTTTGTGAAAGGAAATGGATTTAGTGATCAATATAAAATTAAATTAACCCCTATAGTATATATGAAAAAAATAGTAACAATTATTGTTCTTTTTGTAACGGTGTTTGTTGCATCTTGTTCAAAAGATGAGGCTTCCATAGATGGATCTGAAAGTATTGTTGGACGTTGGGTTCTGCAAGAGATGCAAGAGTTAAATACAATGAAAAAAGTTCCTTATACCGATGGAATCGAATATTCGTTTAAAGCTGACGGTACCTTCACAGGTATTACAGTCGAAATCGATTTTGACGAAATTGAACCCGTTTGGATAAAAGTCCCAGTTTCGGGTAAGTACAAATTTTCTTCGGATAGACAAGAAATCACAATAACAGAAAATGGTCGTCAACAAGAAGTATTTGATGTCTATACTCTGACAACAAAAAAGATGATTCTACGGGGTAAATATCAAGATTTTGAAGTGCAATCTACATTTACTAAAAAATAGATTAGCGTATCAAATTTTGTATAATTCTTAAATTTCATCAGTTATATTTCTTAAAAAAATCTTAGGCTTACTTCTGCATTAATATGATTTTTGGAGAGGTGACGATTGCTTACGCTAACTTCGATAAACATATCTTTTATTTTGATCATACATATTTAATTTATCTATATCATTGGTTTATATATTATTGTAGAATAATAGGGGACTATAAAAAGTACAGTAATTTGAAGATGTTGAAGAGAATGTATTGATAAGGCTAAGTACGTGTGACTATTCGAACTTGATCAGATCCGGTTCAAATCGTTTTTCAAATTAGAAAGTGCCTCAAAGTTGGACTACTTTTTAGCTTTGTCCATCCCTTAGTTGTGAAATAGTAAAACCTTTTTACAAATTTGCGAACACTTCTTGTGTAGAAGGGGATGATTATTTAGAAATTTCGATCCTTTATGGTAAAGTAAGGTTTACTATTTCCTAAAGTTGGTTCCCTATTTCTCAAAGTTGGTTCCCTATTTCGCAAAGTTGGTTCCCTATTTCGCAAAGTTGATTCCCTATTTCCTAAAGTTGGTTCCCTATTTCCTAAAGTTGGTTCCCTATTTCCTAAAGTTGGTTTCCTATTTCCTAAAGTTGGTTCCCTATTTCCTAAAGTTGGTTCCCTATTTCCTAAAGTTGGTTCCCTATTTCTCAAAGTTGGTTCCCTATTTCCCAAAGTTGGTTCCCTATTTCTCAAAGTTGGTTCCCTATTTCTCAAAGTTGGTTCCCTATTTCTCAAAGTTTGTTTGCTCTTTCTCAAAGTTGGTTCGCTGTCCCGATAGTTTATTCCGACTTATTTTATCTAATGAGTTATTTACATGTTAGTTGGGTAATTGTTTCTATGCTTTTACCCCACCATATCAAGACTAATACATGTTGTTAAATATCAGTAGATGAGCATTAATTGTCATCGTACTTTTTAGAGGTCGTCTTTATAAGGATTTTTCATATGACCTATTAAAAGTTTAATAGACAAAACGAAGATTATCCTATTTCGTGAAACAAAATTCAAGATTTGTGCTATTTTACTTCTCATTTTTTGCTGTAAATTTGTTGAATTAAAAACAATGAGTTTTTAGAATCGTTATTTATGATGTTGAGACTAGTTATTTTTGTGCTGTCAGTATGGTTTTTTCCTTTGCAATCTTTAGGATCAACCACTCATGCTACAGTACGGAATCGTGCTAGTTCTAGCTCCTTCCAAAGGAGATTTGATCCTGTGGATCAGTTGATCGATCATGCAGACGACAAGCTATCTGACAAGAAAAATTCTCTTTTTCAAGAAATGTATTTTTGGGATATCGATTTCGATCTGGATAAGGATTTTAAATATGACACATTATTTGCCATCTACGATTTAACTGTTCGCTTGTTATTTCCCCATCAGACAGCATATCTGGATACCTATTCATCACAAGCTGATCTTCCGGTCCAATCCCGTAAATTCCTACTTTTTGAGCAGATAAAGATACCTTTTTAATCTGCTATCCTGACGTATATGTTATAGCGTCAAAAACCTGAATCGCTACACACAAAAATCAATTCTATATTATCTAAGATTAAACACTATTA is a window encoding:
- a CDS encoding lipocalin family protein gives rise to the protein MKKIVTIIVLFVTVFVASCSKDEASIDGSESIVGRWVLQEMQELNTMKKVPYTDGIEYSFKADGTFTGITVEIDFDEIEPVWIKVPVSGKYKFSSDRQEITITENGRQQEVFDVYTLTTKKMILRGKYQDFEVQSTFTKK
- a CDS encoding helix-turn-helix domain-containing protein, with the protein product METYLNNNFEVLRLEMKVTNREFAAILGVREQVYSRIKKGEYPIGLTMKTRIENAFPQVNYDWLLYNRGNREKRESFVQSDAVSMVSVGNGKSIGYFSDEVKFMDENKNNIFFEVSPGRYLMQTKLVTEKAKAGYLSGFSDSEYMDELPAHFITVNEFHRGVYRSFEVSGDSMTDGTDASVLDGDIVTGRLIKRELWLSKFHTHKYRYWVIVHRYEGVIIKEISHHDVEKGILTLHSLNADKVKYPDFTITLDDVDQIFNVVDISRSL